The Motacilla alba alba isolate MOTALB_02 chromosome 23, Motacilla_alba_V1.0_pri, whole genome shotgun sequence genomic interval TGAGCatttccaccatcccaggttgctccagccctgccagcttggccttggacacttgcagggatgcaggggcagccacagctgctctgggtaccctgtgccagggcctccccaccctgacagggaagaattccttcccactATCCCATCTATCCCTCCCTTCTGGCAGcgggaagccattcccccatgtcctggcactccagacCCTtttcccaagtccctctccagctctcttggagcccctttaggctctGGAATGGGCTCTAAGGTTCCCccagagcctcctccaggctgaacaccttCAGCTCTCCCCGTCTTTCTCCAGTGCAGAGTGGCTCTTGCCCTCTTTGGAGCATtttggcctcctctgggctcgCTCCAGCAGTTCCATATCCTGCTGATGTGGGccagcggagcggggccggggtgTTCGCTCGGGGTGCTTCCCTTGGCCCGGGACGCGCTCCCGGGTCGGGCGTGCGGCCGCTCcgggtagacctggtgtctgCGCGCTGGCCACGCCCCGCGCCGTCATTGGTCTGATTATTGTAGGGAGGGCACGTTCGCGAGCTCCCATTGGTCGAGGCGGGCCGGGGGCGTGTCCCCGCCCGTGCTATGTaagcgcggcgggcgcgggtTCCGGGGCCGCTGCGGAGCGCGGGGGGCccggggggacaccgggggacaccggggctgtcccgggctgTCCGGGCTGTCCCCACCGCCCAGCCCCAGCGTGATGCTGGTCGCCGGCTCGCCGTGCAGCCGCGCGGGGCCGGAGGAGcaccggggctgcggggcccggcggggcggccaGGTAAGGGCTCCCGGGCTGTACCGCCCCGTCCCCGGGCTCACTCGGGTGCAGCCCGCACGGGCGTCCCTCGCAGAGGCGCTGGggtgtgccctggcagctgccccggTCACTTCGTGCCATCCCACACCCCTTCCTGCTCAGGAGAGGGTGCCCAGCTGCCCCTCCGCCTCGGCAGAGGCTCAGTGGTGCCGTGGTGTCGCCAGTGCGGGGCTGTGGAAGCAGCTCACCCCGCAGCTCGCTCACCCCGCAGCTCGCTCACCCAGCAGCTCACCCCGCAGCTCACCCCGCAGCTCACCCAGCTCACCCCGCAGCTCCCTGGTGCGTGGCAGAGCGGCTGCCCGCCTGCAGCCTTGAGTGTGGGGCACACAGGACCCGACCCCGTGCTCggagcaggggcagccctgCGAGTGTGGGGCAGTCGTGATGTTTAGTGGCATcttgtgcccagggaggggTTGGTGGCACCCCCGGAGGAGGCCGTACCCCAGCgccggggctgtgctgctgccgcTGGCAGAGCCGTCCCGCGGGATGCCCGCGCCCCGTTCCCCCCGCTTTCCCACCGGGAACGGTGTCGCGCTGCGCTGTCCCGCGTGTCACACGCGTCCGGGAGTGCAGCAACATGCCAGCCCGGTTTCATCAGCGCGGCCAGCCTGACGCAGAGGGTGTGCGGACACGGCCCGTGCCCGGTTCTGCCTGAGTCACCCCTTCCGGTGACGCCGACGGGGATGTTCCGAGGCTCCGGTGACTCCCGGCTGTGCCTTCCTTCCTAGGAAAGACGAATCGAGGCTGCCCGGCAGCTGGCGAGGGGCCCCAGCGCCTTCATTCCCCTGGGAGAGGTAAGGCGATGAGGGTTGGCTTGGGTGGGggtctcctccctgctggggtCTCCTTCACCCTCCCCTGCTCTGAAGGATTCCCAACCCCCCGATTCCCAGTGCCTGGTGGGGGTGGGATGCTGAGGATGGGGTGGAGAGGGGTCACCCACCGCAAGCGGATCCTTGTGGCATTGTGGGGGGGTCGTTCTGGAGATTAGGGGAACAGCTATATTTCACCCTGGTGTTTGCTTGCCCTgcccgtgcctcagtttccccactcAGCCAGACGCATCTGTGTTTCCCCTGCGATGCAAAGACCCACACCCTTGCCCTGCCCGACCCCAGCATTCTGCCCTGACATCCCCAGGGCACCTGAGCCCTATCTCAGCGCCCACATTCCCTCCTCCAGATGTTCCTCCTCAGGCAGAGATAGCGCCGTGGTTTCGTCACTGCGCTGGGGGCTGACCCCCATCTCCTCCCCCGCACTCCAGAGGCCAAACAAACAACCCGAcccacaggctgagcagcacGGGCTGTGTGGGCTCTGTCATGGAGACCCCCAAGGAGCCTGTGCCCCCCGGGGCTGGCGGTGGGGACGTGGGCAGCGGGGGCCCCCGGCGGTGTCCGTTCCGGAGACGGGGCACTTCCAGTGGGGTGAGGATCCAACCTTGGTGCTCTTGGGCTCCTGGGTCCTGCTTGTTGGGGGGGGGGTCTCCATTTAGGTTGGGGGGGTTGGGAAGAGTGGGGGCCACAGCCCGCAGCCCTTcacttccctcccctcctcctcctgcaggtcCCGCAGGAGGGCGGGGAGAGCAGCCTGCACCCGCTCCTCGAGGCCTTCGTCTCAGCAGGCAGGGTGGACCACGTCGCCATGGTCATGGGGCTGCACCCCCAGTACCTCAGCAGCTTCTGGAAGACCCAGTACCTGCTGCTGCGCATGGACGGGCCCCTGCCCTACCACAAGCGCCACTACATCGCCATCATGGTGAGCAGCGCGccccgggctgggggcacagcagtgtggggtcccagcactgctgctcaggagCCCTTTGGGACCCCACAGATGGGCCCCTCTCTGATCTGACATCCCCTTTGGGGCTGGTGCCCAGCCAGGGTACCCCAACACCCGCCCtccaggagccctggggacTGGCACTGATATCGAGGGGGGAAATCCCCCTGTCTGGAACTCGTGTCCCCAGGGAAAATCCTCCAGGGGTGACGTGGGACGAGTGGTGGGCTCCCTCCTTGGCTTCTTCGTGGGCTTGTAGCAGGGTGGGGGCcgccaggcagggctgggggctgactgctggctctccctgcaggcagcagcccgGCACCGCTGCTCCTACCTGGTGGGCTTGCACATGGGGGAGTTCCTGCAGGTGGGGGGCGACCCCGCGTGGCTGCGGGGGCTGCACTGTGCCCCCCAAAAACTCCGGAACCTCAATGAGATCAACAAGCTGCTGGCACACCGGCCCTGGCTCATCACCAAGGAGCACATCGAGGTGAGAGCTGATGCTGCCAGCGCAGATCCCCCCAAAACACCTGGATTGATCCCAGGGCTCACCTCCCTTGCAGCCCCCAGGGTTTAACCCTTTCAGGGCCGAGGGAGtcagtgggatgggaaggggTGGCTTGCCCCGATGGGTCTGTGGGTGAGGCACTTCCCAAACACTCCTGTACCCCTGTCTTGGCGTGGCCCagcactgggctgtggtgggCGTGCGGCGGAGGGCTGGGGGTCTCTCCAACCCCTGCTGTGTGTCGCAGGCTCTGCTGAGGCCGGGGCAGGACAGCTggtccctggcagagctggtgcagGCGCTGGTGCTCCTCACCCACTACCACTCGCTCGCATCCTTCGTCTTCGGCTGCGGCATCAAACCCGAGGAGGAGCAGGAcgtggggagcagctgctgggcccCCTCACCCCACAGCgacagcagccctgcctctggGGACAGCACGGGGGGCTCTGGGGTAAGAGGGGTTTGCCTTGCAGGGTGTGAATGTACCCTGGGATGCTTTatggggctgcccctgggaaTCACAAATtggcttggattggaagggaccttaaagcctaTCTTGTTCcaccccatgccatgggcagggacaccttccactagaccaggctgctccaacccctgtccagcctggcccttaACGCTTTTAGGGagggggcagccacagtttctctgggcaaactctgccagggcttccccacagtcacagggaagaattccttcccaatatcccctctctccctgccttctGGCAGTGTAAGCCGTTCCCCCATGTCCTGCCCCCACAGGCTCTTgttccaagtccctctccagctctcctggagcctcttTAGGCACaggaaggggctctaaggtctccctgaagccctctcttctccaggctgaacacccccagctctcccagacttgtctccagagcagaggggcccTGCCCTCAGAGAATCTCTGTGGCCCTTATTGGGAACAGCTGATGCTTTAGAGCCATGCGGTACTTCCCACATCCTCCACAGaacttcccctcctccctgtggGGCCTGGGGATGGGtcatgggagctgctggaatctgggcagcaccagcccagagGGAGATGCCCAGGGGTTCCCCCAGGTGCCAGCAGATCTGGAGCTGGGGGCCCCTCTGGTCGAGCAGGGGCAGGGTTGACCCTGGCCTGTGCCTCCCCAGGGCACGGATGCCGTGCAGGAGGTGGAGGTGCTGATGGAGAGgatgaagctgctgcaggaaaaccagctggaggaggaaggagtcTCACAGGAGGAGATGGCGACGCGCTTCGAGCTGGAGAAGACGGAGAGTTTCCTGGTCCCTTCCTCAGGTGAGGAGGTGCAGGGGGCAGCTGTGGGGGGGCAGGAGGTCCCCGTGGGCCAGGGGAGCCCgaggagggggaaaggaacCAGGATCTGCCTGAGGGAGAGCGGGATCAGCTCCCCAGTGCAGCGCCGACTCCGTCTGGGCTCACGGCCACTGCGTTGGTGCCTTGTAGATATTTTGGATCCCTCCCTGCAGTCCAACATCCGCTGCTTCCTGGAGGACCCTGAATTCGGGTACAAGGACTTCACACGGAGGGGGGAGCAGGCCCCCCCCACTTTCCGTGCACAGGTGggtgctcagctctgggggTGCCTCCTGTTTATGTCGGGGTTCTTCCCAGGATTGTGGACAGTGAgtgaagggctggagctgagcaacCAGGTGCTGAGAACTGGGGGAAGGTGTCAGCTATGGGGGGTCCCCACCTTATGTCCCTGGCTTTGGGGGGTGTTGTGGTTTAAGGCCAGCTGGAGATGAAACGtgacacagctgctcactcagcCCCCACTTTCTGCCCCCCAACCCAGggaggaaaatcaaaataaaacttgtaTGTTGAAATACGAACAGTTTAGTaattgaaataaagtaaaatacaatGATAATGCCAAATGATTATAATAATGACAATGAAAAGGGAAGgaacaagtgatgcacaatgcAGTTGCTCAGCACCTGCTGACTGATGCCAGACCCCCCTTCCCAAACCCAGATTGGCCCCTTCTGGGTCACTCCCTCCAGTTTATGTACTGGGCACGACGTTCTCTGGTGTGGAACATCCCTGTGGTCAGTTCAGGccccctgtcctggctgtgctccctcccacTGGCAGAGCCTGAAACAAGAGGAGTGAAGTCCTTGACTCAGGATAAACCCAACttagcaaaaaaaccaaaccaccagTGTGTTACCAACACCCTTCTCAttccaaatccaaaacacagcactggaacagccactgagaagaaattaactccACCCTTCCTGAAGCCAGGACAGAGGGACCCCGCTTTTCCCCACCAAACCCCTACCCCGGCATCCTTTCTCCACCAGGATTACACCTGGGAGGACCACGGCTACTCGCTGATCAACCGCCTGTACCCAGACGtggggcagctcctggatgAGAAGTTCCAGGTGGTTTACAACCTGACCTACAACACCATAGCCATGCACTGTGGCGTGGACACCTCCGTGCTGCGCCGGGCCATCTGGAACTACGTCCACTGCGTCTTCGGCATCCGGTGCGTCCCCAAAACCTGGCTGGGCTTTCTCCTCCGCCTCGGGAAGGGCCCAGGAGCAGGTCCTGTGAATTGGTCTGGGttagtgctgctgctgctgcttccctaaGGCAAAGTGGTGCCGATGGCGGGTTTGGCTGAGGTTCACAACAACCTGGGAAAGGAGAATTTAGTACAAAGTTACAgtaagggtggtgaggctctggcagTTTGCCCAAAGAGGCGGTGGAATCctgatccctggcagtgcccaaggccaggctggacaggcctggagcagcctgggacagtgggacgtgtccctgccatggcagggggtggcactgggtgggctttaaggtcccttcccacccaaaccattctgggattctgtgaatgCACAAGGCTTGTGTCTGCAGTAACACatcctcctctctgcagctaTGATGACTACGACTACGGGGAGGTGAACCAGCTCCTGGAGCGCAACCTAAAGGTCTACATCAAGACAGTGGCCTGCTACCCAGAGAGGACGACCAAGCAGATCTACGCACAGTTCTGGAGGCACTTCAAGCACTCAGAGAAggtgctgccccatccctcccccCCGGCAGGGTGCTTGGGGTGCTGCTCCCGTGCCTGACCCCGCTCTCGGGGTGCTGCCCCCATGCCTGACCCCGCTCTCGGGGTGCTGCCCCCGTGCCTGACCCCGCTCTCGCCCTAGGTGCACATcaacctgctcctgctggaggcaCGCATGCAGGCGGCTCTGCTCTACGCCCTCCGGGCCGTCACCCGCTACATGAcctgagctcctctgctcctgctcctgccctggctgtgcgGGAACGGCCAGGGGGCAGCTGCAACCCTGGGAATCCCACTGGAGTATTGTCTCCCTGCTTCACGGGCTCAGAGCCGTGGGAGCAAAGTGGGAGCTTCCCTGCGCTCTCTCCCCGGAGAGGGGAGCCCCCGGGAAGCTGgcggggctgggcagagcccccgtgctgccctgggcttgccagagctgccagtgctccaCTGCTCCGTGCCTTTCTGGGGCTGCCCCCAGTGAAGCCAGACTGGGGTgtctgtggctgcagggctggtgtCACACCCCTGTGACGTGTCCTGGCACCAAGGCTGCCACCGAAGAGGACTGTCCCCCTGCCAGAGATGGCAGAGGACATCATGGGCTTCATCCCTGCCTtttgggtgctgctgtgctgggacacaCAGCTGCTGGTGGGGTGCTGCCCAGGCACCCCTCCCCACCTTTCTGCCTCATCCCCTGCAGTTTGGGATGTGAAGTGCCTTTAAGCTaagtgccagggcaggagcagggaaagggaaagaatacCTGAGTGTTTTACAcctttttgcattgttttccaACCACTGGCACATCTCCACTGCCTCAGCttcaggggctgggctggggagctgtgctggggcgcaaggctccctcagcccctctccGGCTGCGAGGGTGGCAGGGCGGGATGGGCTGGCCTCGGCTTCATCGGGATCTgccagagcattcccagcagcacGTGGAGGTGCCCGCTGGGGAGCGGgatccagggccagcagcaTCGCCACCCTTGGCTGGGCTGTTGAATGAGAGCTCCAGTTAAGTTATTTCTAGTTTTTTTGGATATATTAACTCCTGACGAGGCATGGGTATGCCTCTGTAACTTTGCTATTAATcttgtttgaaaaaataaaataattattttttaattctttttcactttctccTTGGTCAGCCCAGGGGCTATTCCTGTGTGGCAGGCGCAGAGTGCAGgggtcctgctgctctgggactCCCCAGGAGCATCCCCCAGTTGTccagggaggaggtgggaggTCTGAGTACCCCCATTTGCCCGAGGGGGATGGGTTTGACTGCAGTGAAGTCTCTTTGTGGTGACTGCTCCCAGTCTTCCCAGGCTGTAGCACCTTCCCGGGAAGCCAGGCTTCAGGCACGGCGCTCATCCCGCGGTGTGTGTCCCCCGGGAtgctctgagccctgcagtGGTGCCgggggcacagcaggacacCCCAAGCCCTGCAGTGGTGCCgggggcacagcaggacacCCCAAGCCCTGCAGTGGTGCCGGGGGGCACAGCAGGACGCCCCAAGCCCTGCAGTGGTGCCGGGGGGCACAGCAGGACGCCCCAAGCCCGTGGCGTGGAGCCCAGAACTAATCAGGGCGAGGGCAggagcccctggcagctgctgataagctcctggggaggggcagccctgcagggaaggcTCTGCCCCGTgtgccccaggagctgagcctggctctggggctgctcggGACCCTCGggggccctgccctgctgcccctgagcagaggggctgggagggacacCTGGCGAGGGTGTGCTGGGGTGGCAGGGCAGAGTCCCTGCTTTGGGGAAAGAGGCTTGAGGGCAGCTGGTtttgggaaactgaggcaggaggaCAGGGCTCCCTGGGCTTTGCTGTAGTGCCAGAGGTCCTGGTGGAGATAAGAGCCCCACAAAGTGCTGTTCTTTCAGGGGGACTGGGGCGCCTGGGGAGCTGAGCCAGCCCTTGGGTCTCCTTCAGCTCACACCCTGGGTCACGGCATCACTTCACCCCCCTTTGTTTTTTCAGTCAGTCATAATTATAAACCAATAATAAACCAATAAATTCCTCGTCTGGTGCATAACTAAAGCCTGCAATTTGTGTACATATCTATAATTTATCCACAGCTTTCACTGTTCTCTTGCAGGGCAGGTGTGTTAATAAtctccctgcctgtggctgatAGTTATGATCccaataaatgctttttttttattcactaCAATTGCCCTCAATTTAAAAACATGTGTTAGTGGTGTTTAACACACATCAAAGCAACAGGAAATAATAGTAgtggtaataataataataataataataataatactttgTGCTGAAGGAACATTTTACGAGTGATGGAGCCCGAAGTGCTTTGCAAAGGCGGCAGccggggctgagctgccctctgtgcagggctggagatgggaaaCAGCCGTGCCCTGGGTGTGGGCAGCTCATCCCgacagctgcagctggatctGCCGCACGGGCTGCGAGGGACAACCCCAGAGCCCAGGGGGCTCGGGGCGCTCCCCGTGCCAGCTCCCCACGACCCCTGCCCCCTCCGACCAGAGtcccacccccagcaccccaccaTCCCTACAGCGAGCCCCCACGGCCCCAATCAGGAACCCAAACCTTCACCCCACGCTCCCAGCGACCCCCACCCAAAGCTCCCCAACCCCACTCACGCCGCGACCCCAAAATCTCACCCTGCCGCCCCAAACCCCCGCCAGCAGCCACTGCCTGGCCTCAGAGcctccctccagcctccccctgaccccaaagccccccggccccaaatcccccccaaagCCCCGCGCGCCCGGCCCGTTCCGGGGGCGTGTCCTCCCGCCGCAC includes:
- the SESN2 gene encoding sestrin-2, which produces MLVAGSPCSRAGPEEHRGCGARRGGQERRIEAARQLARGPSAFIPLGEVPQEGGESSLHPLLEAFVSAGRVDHVAMVMGLHPQYLSSFWKTQYLLLRMDGPLPYHKRHYIAIMAAARHRCSYLVGLHMGEFLQVGGDPAWLRGLHCAPQKLRNLNEINKLLAHRPWLITKEHIEALLRPGQDSWSLAELVQALVLLTHYHSLASFVFGCGIKPEEEQDVGSSCWAPSPHSDSSPASGDSTGGSGGTDAVQEVEVLMERMKLLQENQLEEEGVSQEEMATRFELEKTESFLVPSSDILDPSLQSNIRCFLEDPEFGYKDFTRRGEQAPPTFRAQDYTWEDHGYSLINRLYPDVGQLLDEKFQVVYNLTYNTIAMHCGVDTSVLRRAIWNYVHCVFGIRYDDYDYGEVNQLLERNLKVYIKTVACYPERTTKQIYAQFWRHFKHSEKVHINLLLLEARMQAALLYALRAVTRYMT